The nucleotide window AGAAAGGTCTGTGCATTGACTCTCTGAACTGCAGAAACCACAATTAAACAGCGACGGACCTGTCCTCCTTTGTGATCTCAGTCAAACCTCACATCTTTCATTCAACTTTAAATTTTTTGGTAGGGAGGGAGATTAATGCAGAATAATCTCATTTTATACATCAACTCAATCAATTGTGCAAAGGATTCAGGATCTGATCTAGGAAATTGTCTTTCAATATTGAAATGCTGATTAACATACAAGGTGATTCAAATACTTGAAATTATTTAAAGAAGTTTTTGTAAAACTGTCCAGttttatttctctgcttccccCATTGTGCCATCAATTCCCTTGGACTTTGCAGGTGCAGCTCTTGTAGTGGACACTAGATGGCGCCCAAGACCAATCTGGGCTGATTCTCTCTGGAGAAAGCCTGAACAGACCTGAGCAGCACAGCTGAGATAGGGAACTTGCTGGGACACTAACAGATGGCAAGCTTGGCCCCCAACTTTAAACTTTTGTGTTAATGTGCTAAACAGTTTGTAATAATTAGTGTTACATTTTATATCTTTTTTATGTGGAGGCAGAATTAGTGTATTTAGGGATGTGGTTGTGTTTAATCCTTGATGGGTTACAAATCCTGGGAGTATCACTGGGCTGGCACAGAGCAGCAAATTAGATTTAAATCCAGCTTCTGATTTAAGGGGTTTTGAAAGTGTTTTTCGATAGTTTGCTGCGATGCAACTCCACAATATGATCCACATGCTGCGATATGATACAGATCCAGCTTGCAATGCATTTTCCCACTAGGGTGAGTCTGGCCCATTCTCAGATATTGAATGGGAAAGGGATGTACTTCAAAAGCCTTATTTATTGTAGCTCTGCACCTCTTCCCCCACTGTAGGAAACCCAATAGTTTCAGCTGTAACATGTGTTCACCACTAggggcactattcccttttcttccACTGCATGCTGGGTAAGAATTTGTATTTGTGGTTAATTTTTCCATAAGCTTTGGCTCATCAAAAAAGCACATTTTGTTTAATTAGGAATCCAACTTAAAAATTTCTGTGGGTATCATTGTGTTGAACAGCAGTGATGTCAGCCCTCCCAGAATTCACTAAAGGCAGCATCAATAGCAACCTCTGCTGGTGAAAAGATGTAATGATACAAGATGGCTACCAGGAATGAGCAAATGAGATGCCTGTCCATAACCGAAGCTTTTAAGTATCTTCCTGCTTCTTTCTCATCTTCCCTTCCCAAAATAACAATTTAGGAATCCTTTCTGAGCAAGGAGGTTGGAAAGAAACCCATTTTCACACTTctaaccatttttttttattctttgagGCATATTCACTCTATTGATGTCCCAAAGACCTTGCAGCAGCTGTGATTTCATTCTGGTTAACCTCCTCTAAGCAGTCAGGGGGCTAGGTCTCACTCCCCACAGCTGAGACTTGGAACACTCCTCCCCCACCTACTTTCTACCTTGTGGCACCACCTTTAGTGTGAGACAAATCACAGTGAGTGGGCTCTGGTTTCCCCTCATGATGGTGCCACCAGAATGAGGTGTGACTGTTATGTCTTTGAACCATGGGACAGCTGGGTGTGGTGGGAATGGTGTACTTGGTGTATCCCGTAGCTACACTTGTTTAAACTGTACCACCTCGTCTTGGAAAATCACTGGCGTATTTAAAAAGATGAATGTGACCACACTTAGAAGCTAGCTTCTAATATCACTGCATTTCACAGACTGAAACTTCCAATCCAGTAACCAGTTCCAGTGAATGTTACTCCTGCATCTTATTCCAGGAGTTTTCACACTGAATAAACACCCCTCTGGGTGATGGCTCCAGGTGTAGGCTGTATGTGATAAGTGTTTAACTCCTGACCCATTAAAAAACTAATGAAGGAACTGGCTCATTAATGTCATGAGTCCTGGCCTGTAGCTGAATCCTATTCAGCTCCCGAGGGCGTTGCTCGATTCTCTGATGCACTCCTTCTAATCCAGGTGCGTGTCCCTGCATAGACTGCCCATTGGTCCTGCTGATAACTTGAGTCTTGTTGCCTGGAAACTATCAAAATCCACCTAACAGACAGCATCGACCTTTGAACATTCAGCCTCTGTATTTAAATCCATGGAAAGCCTACGCTGGATTTGTAGAGTAGTTTAATCAGATTAATTTGAGAATTGCCCCCCTTTGTGTTTGTAAAGATTCTGGTAATTCCCACCGATGTCATGTTGGGGACCTTGTTGAGTGCCCCTAGTGACATTAGCTGTCCTGTTAATTGCTCCAGTTTGATTTGAGACCAGGCCATTGGGCACAACACCCAGACTGAGTGCCGTGTAAGATGATGAGTAGTTGGCCCTCCGCTTACCTTTTGTGAAACGTGGGGTGCGATAGATCACTGGTCTCACAGGATTTACAGTAGGATGCTTGAGTTTACCTACTTGCATTAAATATTTGTTTCACAGATTTAATCCTCACAAATTGGACCATCTTCAAGTCGAGAAATGCTtatagtttctagatgttttgtgTATAACTGAGTAATGCAATGGGAGAAGAGTCAAGGAGTGCAGTGGGACTTTTTACATTGGAAACCATGTTGAATTTATGACCAGTTTTATCAAATTATTGAGTACAGTCCGAATTCTGAAGGGTAGAAGATGGGTTGTTGCAGGACTGTTTGAAAGCGGCTCTTTTCATAATCATGAACACTGCAGGTACCTAGGGCCTGGGACCACATGGGATGCAACAAACAAGACTGTGAAACATTCCTACGGACTGTCTCGATCATGTTTAAGTTGCTAATGCACCCTCTTgctcatttttaaaattgtattaagactgagtgactttgttGTACAGATGACAGTCTTAGTTTGTAAATGTACTAATATCTATCACTGGGTGCATGTCCTTGACTGAGTACCTGAACTGAGCAATGTACTGAGTATCTGATTCTGCTTCACTTAATCAATTTCTGTAgaagtttaaaattttaaataaggTTTTTGTTTTGAAATAATGGAAGTACTGAATAAAttcaataatttttaaaatttaaagtttttTCCACCTGTGGCTTGGATATTAATTAAAGTTGAGTCCAGAGGTTGCCAGCTCTGGTGTCTCTTATACAGTGAGTGCCTGTAGTTGTATTGTACTGTTTCTCATGCTGGTTAGTTTATGACTTATGTATTACCTGCAGCTAGATCTTTGGAAGAGAAGTGATTtaaacactgacctttcaccttagGGGAtcagggttcaaatccaacccagactgatAAAGAACTGgaactggcatttatacagcatctttcatgtcatcaggacatcccaaagtgcttcatggccaatgaagtacttttcaagcatagtcactgttgtgatgtaggcaaacacagcaaggtcccatgaataGAAATGTTATAAATTACTATACTGTATTtagtggtggagggataaatatgggccagaacactggggcagCTCTTCAAATAAgagtcgtgggatcttttacatctatacAAAAGGGCAGGTCAGGCCtctatttaatgtctcatcaccaTGGTAAATTACTGAGCTGTGTGAGCAAATGTCCAAATTCAATAAAATATCCCAAAATGAAGATGAAGGTGCTGATAGTCTTGGTCACTGATTTTGAGTTGGATTAACTTACTGTTGTCTTCCCCGTGGACAACGTGAATGTGACTGGCTTTCTAGTTTGCGACAATTTACTTACCCGACTGGGAGTTGGGTTACTGAAGTATTTACTGACTCCACCATATGTGAGCAATaatattgcaattttaaaaaaacttccacAGTTCACACATTTTGTTTTCAATGTCCACTGACTGGGAGTAGTATTTGCTCTTTAGCTATTCGGATATGTGTGTAGAAACAAATTATTGATGCCATGGAGCAGATGTCTCACTGCAAATAGCTCTGGTCGGCTGATAGAAGGAGCAGAGTTCAGTGAAAGCAGTGTTTCCGGATTGGTAACCCTGCAGGAGTTACACACTCTATAGAAGCCTTTAAACAGAATTCtttacaatttattttatttcctgGCTTTTTATTAGACCATAAATAGGGGgttaaaaacacacacataccTCTGTCTTAACAGACCTGtagcagcccagcccagcccaggccTGTACCAACACACTCAAAAATTGCTTCCATTCAGTGCTGCCTGTTCAAAAATACTTTTTTattcttttaaaatttaaatagaaTCACTACAAAACTATTTCTTCCAAGTCAAAAATATTTCAGCATGAGGAAAATTGAGTTGATAAACATTCTTTGCTGTTTCCAAATTGTGTTTTTTCTAATACAGCCTCTGCTATTTGAGGCACTGTTATACTGGAACTTTCTAGACAATACAAAACTATTCATTTCAGATTTGGAAGAGAATATGTGCCAGGGACAAGTCTTGTCCTTTACCATGACATGGTCTGGTAGTTCCAGCAGTGGGAAGAACACCACAGCTTTATTCAGCCTCTATAGTCAGTAACTTAGCTGTGGTAAATATTGCCACTTCCCATCCAAACCATCAGAGGGAGCACTCATGCTTATCAACTGTGGGTCAGGCCAAGGCTATCACTAATGTAAGGGgctgaggtgatgtcaggaactgAATCGATGGCGCACACTGATTCAGGGACTGAATTGGGGTCACGCTAATGTGACGTCGGGGCCTGACATGTTGGGAGCTGGTCTGGTGCCACAGTCTGGTGTGTCATATGGATAGTGTCAGGGTTGATGTGGTGTTGCTGCTGATACACTGAGGTGTCACACATAGTTAGTTCCAAAAATGAACATAGGCTGACCATTCAATGTTCCCACCTGTAATTGGAGTTTATATGCAGGAATTTCCTCGTGGTTCTTGCAATCAGCAGAAACCCTGAAATAGACAGGAGTAGGGTCTCTGCCAATGTTACGGTGACCGATCGGCAGAACTCCCGAGGAGATTTCCGGTGTATTACTCTTTCCGTTGCAGTGAAGTCACAGATGCCTTTAACACCCAGTGCCAGATGATGTTCTGCTCTCAGCTAATTTCACAATCTCGACAGGAgtggttcttaaaaaaaaaatactttgactCATTAGGAACAGTAGATGGGGATTGGAGCAGATAGCTCCActtgaagagctggcacaggctcgatgggccaaatggctgcttcCTGTACTGtaatttcaatgattctatgtggTTCTAGTAACCCAACTCCTGGAGTCACTGACCACCAGCAACAACTGGTAACTCGTGCCAGAAAGATGCCCAGAGCTTCAGTGTCAAGGCTGAGGATGGTAAAATTAATCAAACGTGATTAAAAATGTCCAGCCTGCTCTAAATAGAGAGGGAGTAAATTTGAAACTAAAGTCTAATCGCGAGGGTGAATAGAAATGCTGGACATCCGAAACAAAAATaggaaattctggaaatacacagcacgtTCCTCAGTGTCTAAGATAGAAAAggtaggttaacatttcaggccgaGACCCCTTCATTAGACCTCAATCATGGCTCCCACCCTCAACACTGGCCTGTCTTTTCTTTCTGATGCTGAAGGGCCTGCAGTGTATTTCTAGAATAATGTTAGTACAGTAAGGTCACATTAGATGTTTTAATTtcagtaaattttttttttaaaagagtaccCAGAAGTTTATGTGCCGATGTGGCTGATAAGTAGCCCTCGTTCCACCCCCAGCTGTGTGCGGCCGTGAAGTGGGGATTCAAgggttcttccaattctggcctcttgtgcatcccccattttaatcgctccaccattggcggctgtgcctcggccctaagctctggaattccctccctaaacctctccgcctctccttttaagacgctccttaaaacctacctctgaccaaacttttggtcacctgtcctaacatcttatggctcggtgtcaaattttgtttgataacgctcctgtgaagcaccttgggatgttttactgtattAAAGGTGCTTTCTAAATGCTAGTTGCAGTTGGGGGTGATGTGGGAAAATAAGATGACTCAGATTACAACACACTCCTCCTGATCAGTGGTATTTTCCCCTGTCGGAATGTAACCATTTAATCCTGTTAATTTATTCAAAGAATCTGATTTCCCGACTTTCTCATCTATTCTGTATTCTGTGCTCATCCCCTTCTATTGAACTTTTCTCATTGTATTTCAGTGATGCTGTAACTAGCTGCAGGAAACACAACTTCTAAATGTTCTTCCAGTCCGGAATACACAGACAATAAACTGAAACAAAACCCATCGAAGGGATCAACGGCTCATTGTATTGGTTCCTGCCAGCTGTAGATCAGCAGGAACAAGTAGTGTCATAtaaaaacaacttgcacttatatagcatctttaaattAGAACGATGTCCCAAGGCATAAGCAAGATGGATGCTCAGGCAAAGAAAGGTAGCAGAGgtaaccaaaatcttggtcaaagaggtaggttttaaggagggtcttaacggagcagagagggagaggcgtctagggagggaattccaaagaacgGGGCctcggtggctgaaggcacggctgccactgGTGGGGTGacggatgcacaagagaccagagttcaGTGGGTGGGTCAAAGGGCTGGGAGAGgtcacagagatggggaggagtgttgccatggagggatttaaatttgaggcattgggggaccgggagccaatataggtcagtaagGATGGAGGTGATGGGCAAACAAGGCCTGGTGTGGGGTAGGATACAggcagtggagttttggatgagctgaaattgatggaggctggaggatgggataGGAGAGGACTGAGGCGATAGAGTCTGGAAGCGAAAAagggaaaggaaagaaataaaatTCAGCTGTCAGAGAGAGCAGGATATGCAGCCATGGAGGGAACAGCCCATGAGTAGAAGCTTTTAATTAATGCTTACTACCTGGATTATTAGGATGTTGGTCTCAGTTAATGGTGTCTTTTGAtggtacattagatagtgccAGTAAGGACCCCAGATTCTGTTACTAGGCATCCCCAGTGCAGTAGCGATCGCGTTTTGCTGTGTTTTGGTAAAGCTGGCGCTGAGATTCTAAAGTCTCGGCCCCATTGTCTGCCGGTAGCACTGAGCCGAGACCAGCAATACAAACGACTTATCCCCTCTTAAATCGTGTCTTAGTAGACTCAAGCCCTCACGCTGAACTTTTGGATAGACACACAGCCTTGTACAGGGAGAGGGCAGGGCAGGTCCGCATCCACCACCTGACAGGTGTCTGTGTAAGGGTCGAAGAGAACCATGTTTGGGATCGACgtgttccctctcctctccccaaggAAAAAGGTTTTTCCGTTAACAGTAGCACAACCACAGAAGAACTTTTGATTCAAGCATTCCTCGTCCACTGGAGTCCACTCGTCAGTGTCTATGTCCAGACGGAACGTCTGACCTCCCACTACGTATATTGCACCATTCAGCAAGGTGGCACAGAGGTCGTACCTAAACAGGTAAAGAAAATGCCACAGTGTCAGTGACGGTGCTGCTGATCTGTGTTTAATTCTAAGACTTCTGGTAGAGTGCAGCTACCTTACACTCACTTACAGCCTATCACAGGCAAAGCTAACGTTAAACAGGATCCACCTAAGCTTAAAGCCATCGGGGTAGCTGAAGACCTGTACATAACTGCAAAAGATGTTGCCTAATTAATAAAATCCCTCACGAAAATGAAACAGAACTTACCGAGGAAGAGGGGAGAAGGAGATCACGTCCCAAACGTCACTGTCCACGTCCAGCCGCTGCACCCCACTGTAGACGTCACTATTTTCATCCAGTCCGCACAGGACGTAGATCTTGGCGCCGACGCTGACCACTGCGGCCCTCTCCACGGGTTGCACCATGGGCTGCATGCCCTCCCACTCCATGTCCGTCAGTGGCAGTCGCTCGACGTCCGCGATAATGGCCGAGTCAGCGTTCCCTCCCAGCACGTAAAGGCACATCCCGACCCCGGCCGCACAGTGGCAGCTTCGAGACTTCTTCATGGGGGGTCCTTCCATCCAGCTGTTTTCCCAGTCGTTATAAATCAGCACCCAGTCCACACAGTACCACACCACCTCATCTCGGAAGTACCCGCCCGTCACAAAGATGAAATTCCCTGTTACAGAAACATACACAGCACAGCTTAATCCCAGAATGGGAAACCTGTTGGGATCAGGGTTTGTACAGACTGAAAATGGATAATCTCCCAGACTTTTACCCAACAGCTTGCAGAAAAGAGGGCAATGCCTGGTTTTTTCTTTCTGTGTTGAACGAACTGCAAACAAAAATCACAAGAATGTGCAGCTTTACAACTTGCAATAGCTGGGAATCCATGCACGCTTTCCCTGGAATTAATAGCCCTCCAAAGCAATTACATTCCTAGATATTGCACGTTTTAAAGCCACACTTTCTTACCATCTAATTCCTGGGTTGTTAATTACACAGAATAAATAGCATCGGCCATTTTTCATTAAGAGGAATATCACTTCCTTGCTCACATTCTTTGACTTGAGGTATTGATCTGTAAAACAGTTTGTGTTCTGATGCCTCATCTTTGTTATTTAGTGACTATGCACACATGACTGATTATTTCCCATTCAATTAAAAAAAGATGCTACATATTTCAAAGGATTAGTCAACAAGCACATAAATCCTTTTCTACCTGATTGTAATGTGAAATGGGTTGCTGtggtgggcaagaacctggtcatcaggtgcgaggtgctctcggtgttgctgtacgtggcgcaggtctggcccatacctcgctcctgcgccgcgacagtcacccgagccatcttccactttgtctggagatcgatgtacaaatctccagagaaaggggggaaaggcgtgcccaacgtggccctcatcctgatggccacctttgtgtgcggctgcatcaagctgtgcatagaccctcagtacgcaaacacaaagtgtcactacgtgctgaggttctacctgtccccggtgttgagagggatgggcctggccacgctgccacggaacgctccgtccagttggaccgttccgccccacctgtcctgcgtggaaaggtttgtgcaggaaaacacctttgaccacaaggcgatcagcaagtggtccgcacgtaacgtcctcgagaccctgcgggaaaaggagatggtggatcctgtcggttggttccccgagcagactgtcaatgtcatttggcagaacgcctcatcgccagagctttcaaacaagcaccaagacctagcttggctggtggtgagaagggcccttcccgtcagatccttcatgcactcccgggctctcagcgccaccgcgcgctgtcccagaggaggctgcggtggagacgagaccgtcacccatctccttatggaatgtgcctttgcaaagaaggtctggagagagatgcagtggtatctgtccgggttcgtcccaagcagttccgtaacacaggtttctgtgctctacgggctgttcccggggacgcacactgagacggacatcagctgctgctggaagaccatcaactcggtgaaagacgccctttggtctgcccgaaacttgctggtcttccagcacaaggagctgtcctcgaccgagtgttgcagactggcacattccaaggtccaggactacgtgctgagggatgcactgaggctgggtgcggccgccgcaaaggccctgtggggaaaggcaaccgtttagagccttcccgccattgtaaaccgaggggctgcaatcagggaaaaaccccctcgggcagaatgtaaaattcaaattgctgtaatgtacctgaaatgaatctgtaagcaataatctgtgttgagtatgatgcaatgagacaccctagagtgtcatgaactgtaattatgtccaatgtgttcattgaactgtacttgacgaacctgcaaattgtataatctgtattgtgtacgtttggaaagtgatatgacaactgtattgtatgtactgctgcaaattttatgaataaagtatattttttggaaaaaaaatataaAGGTCCTAAGTAAATTGAGTTTGGGGCAGTGTGGAGGGGTTGTTATTCTGCACCTAACTAGTGCTGCACCAGACCtgcaagtgtttgatgggacagtgtagagggagcttcacactGAAcccatgcagagtaaagctccttctacacttgaTTCTGATACTGGGTGCTTGAAATGGAAGTCTTTCATGCCCCAGCATTGACATGCATCACTTGATGGGCACTGAAATATGTTTTTAACTAACTTTAAAACATAATAAATTTCATTAAATAGCTGGTTAACTTCATAAACTACCCCAAACCCTAGAACTATGTCAAGTGACTAACTCCACAGTTACTTTGCACACACGATTAATTTTGCGTTACCTACTGCTGCTACTGCGTATTGGATGAGGTTCCTGCGCCGGAGAGGAGAGCAGACTTGCCATGTGTTGGTTTTAGGATGAAACTGAAATAGTTCCTGCTGTTCTCGGTCGTGTTTCCCCCCCAGAACGTACATAGTCTCATGGCTCCTActgttttgggggagggagtgggccgCTGTCCAGCTCCGGGGAAGGTTGCGGTTTAATATTTTCAAAAGCCTGATGTAAGTGTCATCCTCCACACTGCGCTTGGACCGTTTAACCAGCAGGTCGAGGAAAGAGAGGCTCATAAACGGGACTCTCACCAATCCCACCAACTCCAGGAAGTCGCCCTCTGTGCTGGAGTGGTGGCTCACCCACTTCATCACCGCCTCGAAGACCTCGTCGTCTTTGGTCACGTACAGGTCGTCGCTGGCCAAAAGATCCGCTAAAGCCTCTTTCGAAAGTTGCAGGAACTCTTCTTCCTCGGCCATGAGGTCGGCCAGGTGGGTGAGGGCCACCCCGCGGGCGGCGGCCTTCAGGCCCGGGCACATGAAGCGCCAGGCGTAGGCCCAGGCCCCCACACAGTTGCACACACGCAGCTCCCGCTCCAGGAACTTGGTGCACAGCAGCTTCACTCGGTCAAAGTGCAGGAAATCGGCCGCTTCCAGCAAGGTGGTCACATTCTGCCGGTCCACGGTCACCCGGCCGCCCTCAGCAAAGCCCAGGAGCAGCCGGAAGGCCTCGGGGTCCACCCCTTTCAGCACAATGTGACTCTCTGACCTTTCCCTGGTGCCCCCGTAGAACATGGCCTGAAAATACCGGCTGGCCGACGACAGCACGCCTCTGTTGACATTGAAAAGCCTCTGGCCAACTTCAAGGACGGTGTCCGTGACCGGATCCTGGTCCCTGGGGCTTGTAGGCTCGCAGTCCATTTTCCCCTGGCCTGGTGCTTTTATATTTAGCCCGATTCAGACAGCAGACACTCGGGCTGGAGGCCAGAGTTCTGTCTGACATTCTGGCCTATTTTGATGGACCAATAAGGGTGACTCCAGGGTCACCAAACAAGAATCAGCACAAGGGCTCCATTTTAGGCACCACTAATATAGGAAAGACACACATGGTCCAATCAAACGAAAAGAAGCTCAACGTTAGCAAAACAAAAAATGCCAACAGAGTCGAAGGGAACCTTCCCAACTAAATCAGAATGTTGTTATCAGTGACGAAAAGACCCCGCGGTGCCCATCTGTCGCAAAAGGCCTCAAGCATGCCAGCAGACACCGCATGTCCCCTCTCCAAGACCATGGAGAATACCGCAGAAGAGAGGCAGGCGGCCAGGGTTGACCACCCCCATGGTGAGGCATCTGGCAAGCCACAGCTAAAATGCAAATCTTCAATTTGTTGTGTAGCTGCTTGAGTATGTTGCTGGCAGGTGTGGTGAGCAGGCCACAGCACGAAGCACACATCTGCTTCATATGTGTTTATTTTAGAGGTGTTTCAGCTTGTTTAGTTTGCACTTTTTTAAGTAGTTACTAGCAGATGTCCCGTGACGTTGCTCGCGAGTAGTCCAGTACTTGGAGTGCGGTTACTGACATTTACCATATTGGTGCTGCAGCGTAAACACCCCACAGTTCACCCATCGCTCTGATGCATTGGATTTCCTGCAGCAATATATCAGGTGGCTGCtatattgtaaaaaaaattacacatctTACCGATACCCAAATACATAGGTGCTAGGATTCGGGTTCTTTCCCAACTCATCTATCTTGTGTTCACTGCCTAAAGGTAGTTTCCATAAACAGGCTAAGACTCCAATAAACTAAAAACTAGGATAGTGTGCCCAGGATTAATAATTATCCTTATTAATCCCATCTCTGGGATAGTGTGCCCAAGATTAACAATTACTCTTACCCATCTCTGGGATAGTATGCCCAAGATTAACAATTACCCTTACCCATCTCTGGGATAGTTTGTCTAGGATTAACAATTAGCCTTAAAAGTGCCAGTCTGGGAAAACATGCCCAGGAGTATGACTAGGTGACACCAAGTTTAGGTTTTAAACCCAAAGACTGTGGAAGGAAGGGAGGGTCATATATTTacatttacattgatttaaatacATGACACATTTTTAAGCAATCATTGTAGCTGATTGTGTTGCAGTGCTGTATTTTCAAAACTCTGCAATGTCGGACTTTCCCAGTTCAGTTTGTAACAGGATGGTAAAGAGTACATTCCCACCAGATTCAGCTGAGTCACACTGTCAGTTAACATGATCACAGGCCCTCTCTATGATGAAATGTCGAAAGAATAAATTGAAACACATGCCCCCACCAAGAAATATACAGCTTTTGGTTGGATCTTTTTGTGGTTGAGGACTGGGCTCCTAGTATCATGACCAGGCCCAGAGGGAGAAATTAAATTACTAAAAATGGAGAGGATAAAACAGCAATTCTCTGTAACCAATGGACATCTCCATTAATAATGTAGCTACTTGTTTAAATATTTGTGACGTTCATTGAAAATTCCTACTATAGCTCTAATAATGTACTCTCAAGGCCTTTTACTCAGCATCAGGAACTGCAGTGCCAGCTGAGCAGTTGTATAACGTGGGAGAGCAGTGGCAGGATTCAGTTATACAGCGTGGGAGACCAGTAGCAGGACTTAATTATACAGCGTGGGAGACCAGTAGCAGGACTTAATT belongs to Heptranchias perlo isolate sHepPer1 chromosome 29, sHepPer1.hap1, whole genome shotgun sequence and includes:
- the LOC137299450 gene encoding kelch-like protein 23, whose amino-acid sequence is MDCEPTSPRDQDPVTDTVLEVGQRLFNVNRGVLSSASRYFQAMFYGGTRERSESHIVLKGVDPEAFRLLLGFAEGGRVTVDRQNVTTLLEAADFLHFDRVKLLCTKFLERELRVCNCVGAWAYAWRFMCPGLKAAARGVALTHLADLMAEEEEFLQLSKEALADLLASDDLYVTKDDEVFEAVMKWVSHHSSTEGDFLELVGLVRVPFMSLSFLDLLVKRSKRSVEDDTYIRLLKILNRNLPRSWTAAHSLPQNSRSHETMYVLGGKHDREQQELFQFHPKTNTWQVCSPLRRRNLIQYAVAAVGNFIFVTGGYFRDEVVWYCVDWVLIYNDWENSWMEGPPMKKSRSCHCAAGVGMCLYVLGGNADSAIIADVERLPLTDMEWEGMQPMVQPVERAAVVSVGAKIYVLCGLDENSDVYSGVQRLDVDSDVWDVISFSPLPRYDLCATLLNGAIYVVGGQTFRLDIDTDEWTPVDEECLNQKFFCGCATVNGKTFFLGERRGNTSIPNMVLFDPYTDTCQVVDADLPCPLPVQGCVSIQKFSVRA